A stretch of the Halomonas sp. BDJS001 genome encodes the following:
- the tssA gene encoding type VI secretion system protein TssA, giving the protein MRITADSHLEPLLAPLPANERGEEIGVALEDSADYLRLEAEMMKVGSLQHQDVDWDTAETLAITMLSHKGKDLKVLGHLLHCLQHEGNGVRFALSLRLLAGCLEAWWALAYPFNGARGAKLRPRLFQQFTQRTLKLAAGLDFHNAEDEFLACRDSLEKLQTLAADKQLPADSLDELMRLLDEKQPNQNRAASDSQGGNASGGDARTVASSSSSGAEKVEQPGGAKVPELRLEAGNERANRQSLLKMADFLNEQNPGEPLAYRLRRYAIWSAIQALPAAREGGRTELAPVAADRVADYREALSRGGDEALWQRIEKSVAVSPYWLEGHRLSAELAKRLGLPRCAEAIRDESARFVERLPGIESLTFNDGSPFLDNETQQWLYSGAGSGANDSSGGGEAWHAGLEEARTYMGSEGLGPALQVLDQGLASARSLRESTYWRLASADLLKEAGLETLAQQHYSTLHQTVNELDLEQWEPALVSRLQASLRT; this is encoded by the coding sequence ATGCGTATAACGGCGGATAGTCACCTTGAACCCCTGCTAGCCCCCCTGCCCGCCAATGAGCGAGGCGAGGAGATTGGCGTTGCGCTGGAGGACAGCGCCGATTACCTGCGTCTTGAGGCTGAAATGATGAAAGTCGGTTCATTGCAGCACCAAGACGTTGATTGGGACACGGCAGAGACATTAGCAATCACCATGCTCAGCCACAAAGGCAAAGACCTAAAGGTGTTGGGGCACCTGCTTCACTGCCTGCAGCATGAAGGCAATGGTGTACGTTTTGCGCTTTCCCTTAGGCTACTGGCCGGTTGTCTTGAAGCCTGGTGGGCGTTGGCATACCCCTTCAATGGAGCCCGTGGGGCTAAGTTGCGGCCCAGGCTGTTTCAGCAATTTACCCAACGCACGCTGAAGCTTGCCGCGGGCCTCGACTTTCATAATGCCGAGGATGAGTTTCTGGCCTGCCGCGACTCGCTGGAAAAACTGCAAACGTTAGCCGCGGACAAACAGTTGCCCGCTGACTCACTAGACGAGCTGATGCGCCTGCTGGATGAAAAACAGCCTAATCAAAACCGTGCTGCATCGGACTCTCAAGGTGGCAACGCGTCCGGTGGCGATGCGCGGACGGTCGCATCTTCTTCCTCCAGCGGGGCTGAAAAGGTTGAGCAGCCCGGCGGGGCAAAAGTCCCCGAACTGCGTCTGGAGGCAGGCAATGAGCGCGCCAACCGACAGTCTCTGCTCAAAATGGCCGATTTTCTAAACGAGCAAAACCCGGGCGAGCCGCTGGCATACCGCTTGCGTCGCTATGCCATCTGGAGCGCCATCCAGGCGTTACCTGCTGCACGGGAAGGGGGGCGTACCGAGTTAGCCCCCGTGGCTGCTGACCGGGTGGCTGATTATCGAGAGGCGCTTTCCCGCGGCGGTGACGAAGCGCTTTGGCAGCGTATAGAGAAAAGCGTCGCGGTCAGCCCCTACTGGCTAGAAGGGCACCGCCTGAGTGCCGAGCTGGCCAAACGGCTAGGTCTGCCGCGCTGCGCTGAGGCTATTCGTGATGAGTCTGCGCGGTTTGTGGAAAGGCTCCCCGGTATTGAGTCGTTAACGTTTAACGATGGCTCGCCCTTTTTGGATAACGAAACACAGCAGTGGCTGTATAGCGGCGCGGGCTCGGGTGCAAATGACAGTTCGGGGGGCGGCGAAGCATGGCATGCAGGGTTAGAAGAGGCGCGTACCTACATGGGGAGTGAAGGGTTAGGGCCTGCTTTGCAGGTGCTTGATCAGGGGTTAGCGTCGGCGCGCTCTCTCCGCGAGAGCACTTATTGGCGTTTGGCCAGCGCTGACTTGCTGAAAGAGGCGGGGCTAGAAACGCTGGCCCAGCAGCACTACAGCACGCTGCATCAAACGGTTAATGAACTTGATTTAGAGCAGTGGGAGCCAGCACTGGTTTCGCGGCTTCAGGCATCGCTTAGAACATGA
- the vasI gene encoding type VI secretion system-associated protein VasI, which yields MSNALQAEDSAALLEQARQCGQESSRLDRLGCYDNLFLDEQRAPTDSVELPPLWHSVISQEEKRSADDFGLIVSAEGDQVLMTVPARGTTPPRPVLVLACEKLITRFQVHLPNALDTARVSLRVVADGRDVTQQWRVRDNGHVVSGGRGLPAIETLRQLLSASELVLSSDTAALDGLRFDVSGLRQQIQPLRSACRW from the coding sequence ATGAGCAATGCCCTACAGGCAGAGGATAGTGCGGCTTTATTGGAGCAGGCGCGTCAATGCGGCCAGGAAAGCTCGCGCTTGGATCGCCTGGGCTGTTACGACAATCTTTTCCTGGACGAGCAGCGCGCGCCCACTGATAGCGTTGAATTGCCTCCCCTCTGGCACTCAGTCATCAGCCAAGAGGAGAAACGCAGCGCCGATGACTTTGGCCTGATCGTCAGCGCCGAGGGGGATCAAGTGCTGATGACGGTGCCCGCACGAGGCACCACCCCACCGCGCCCCGTCTTGGTACTGGCCTGCGAGAAGTTAATTACCCGCTTCCAGGTACACCTGCCCAATGCCTTGGATACGGCTCGCGTGTCGTTGCGAGTCGTCGCGGATGGGCGGGATGTCACTCAACAGTGGCGCGTGCGCGATAACGGCCATGTGGTTAGCGGCGGACGCGGCCTGCCCGCCATTGAAACGCTGCGGCAGTTATTGAGTGCCAGCGAGCTTGTGTTGAGTAGTGATACAGCGGCTCTGGATGGGCTGCGTTTTGATGTATCAGGACTGCGCCAGCAAATTCAACCGCTGCGCAGCGCCTGTCGCTGGTAG
- a CDS encoding sigma-54 interaction domain-containing protein: MQVKALDQRSASEAQPLAGLAAMPMALALVESTTPRELRLRSRQLLANSLGLEWVECLYLDSSGRWVGRDNSEARFNCDEFSHPYAHAIRTGKPVTLGVGEARTRLDHPGFQAQMASLGGNLRLHVRPLRLQDSSREWLGVLALVTEATTLTSLMECSDFAAFETLLCRLWSRLASSQGERQKSAVLRDSLAKLNDTTRRQGLAAKLASDLLGNSIAMQELRQQVIRAAETNLAVLLQGETGTGKDLVARAIHRFSARAKAPFMAINCAAIPESLLESELFGHSKGAFSGAEQAREGLIAQADGGTLFLDEIGDMPLALQAKLLRVLESGRYRPLGSNEERCADLRLIAATHQPLREQIKEQRFRADLYYRLGQFPLSLPSLSARREDIAFLAEHFVADFCAREERSEMGITPAALRQLKERDYPGNVRELKNLIDYACAMTPAGGDIEALLLPSDTNSGSDSATPEANGTLSKIHDLRQAVRDYEAQLISQRLLYYGGNRALAAESLGIPKRTLSHKCQLLELDAK; this comes from the coding sequence ATGCAGGTAAAGGCTCTTGACCAGCGCAGTGCTAGCGAAGCGCAGCCTTTAGCCGGGCTGGCGGCGATGCCCATGGCGCTTGCACTGGTTGAAAGTACTACACCGCGGGAGCTGCGCTTACGCAGTCGCCAGCTGCTGGCCAATAGCCTGGGTCTGGAGTGGGTGGAGTGCCTCTATTTAGACAGCAGTGGTCGCTGGGTGGGCCGCGATAATAGCGAGGCACGCTTTAACTGTGATGAGTTTAGTCACCCCTATGCCCATGCCATTCGCACCGGCAAACCGGTGACACTGGGCGTGGGAGAAGCGCGCACCCGGCTGGACCACCCTGGTTTTCAAGCCCAAATGGCCTCCTTGGGCGGCAACTTGCGGCTACACGTGAGGCCGTTACGGCTCCAGGATAGTTCGCGGGAGTGGCTGGGTGTGCTGGCCTTGGTAACGGAAGCGACCACCTTGACGAGCCTCATGGAGTGCAGCGATTTTGCGGCTTTCGAGACCCTGTTGTGCCGCTTGTGGTCGCGTCTGGCCAGTAGCCAGGGAGAGCGCCAGAAATCAGCCGTTTTGCGTGACTCGTTAGCTAAGCTCAACGACACCACTCGCCGCCAGGGGTTAGCGGCCAAGCTTGCGAGCGATTTATTGGGCAACTCCATCGCCATGCAAGAGCTTCGGCAGCAGGTGATTCGTGCGGCGGAAACCAACTTAGCGGTGTTACTGCAGGGCGAAACCGGCACCGGTAAAGATCTTGTGGCCAGAGCGATCCACCGTTTCTCGGCACGCGCCAAGGCACCGTTCATGGCGATTAACTGTGCCGCGATTCCCGAATCGTTGCTGGAGTCCGAGCTGTTCGGCCACTCCAAAGGAGCGTTTTCAGGGGCTGAGCAAGCCAGAGAAGGGCTTATCGCCCAAGCCGACGGCGGTACGCTGTTTCTGGATGAAATCGGCGATATGCCGCTAGCGCTGCAAGCCAAGTTGCTCAGAGTGCTGGAGAGTGGTCGCTATCGGCCTCTAGGGTCGAACGAAGAACGCTGCGCCGATCTGCGTCTTATTGCGGCTACCCATCAGCCGCTACGCGAGCAGATCAAAGAGCAGCGGTTTCGCGCTGACCTTTACTATCGCTTGGGCCAATTTCCGCTTTCGCTGCCATCGCTTTCGGCACGGCGTGAAGACATCGCCTTCCTGGCCGAGCACTTTGTTGCTGATTTCTGTGCCCGGGAAGAGCGCAGTGAGATGGGGATCACGCCCGCCGCTTTGCGGCAGCTAAAAGAGCGTGATTACCCCGGCAACGTACGCGAGCTTAAAAACTTGATCGATTATGCCTGCGCCATGACCCCTGCCGGTGGCGATATTGAAGCCTTGCTGCTGCCCAGTGATACCAACAGTGGGTCTGATTCAGCGACGCCAGAAGCCAACGGCACGCTGAGTAAGATTCATGATCTGCGCCAAGCGGTGCGTGATTATGAAGCCCAATTGATTAGCCAGCGATTGCTTTACTACGGCGGGAATCGTGCCCTTGCAGCAGAGAGCCTGGGAATACCCAAGCGAACGCTCTCCCACAAATGCCAATTGCTAGAACTGGATGCTAAATGA